A stretch of Arcobacter arenosus DNA encodes these proteins:
- a CDS encoding YiiD C-terminal domain-containing protein → MLKKLEEKLHSEIPMTKYMQLTLEELNDNNLITKAPLKPNINDKGTGFAGSLNTIATISAWCVCYLEASKLGLDNCMIAIIKSDISYRAPITKDFKCISYLPSEEQIKLFEKKLKEKNSSSLKIKGEIIEDGKLCLDFEGIYVIKKR, encoded by the coding sequence ATGTTAAAAAAACTTGAAGAAAAACTTCATAGTGAAATACCTATGACAAAATATATGCAATTAACACTTGAAGAATTAAATGATAATAACTTAATTACAAAAGCTCCTCTAAAACCAAATATTAATGACAAAGGTACAGGTTTTGCAGGAAGTTTAAATACAATTGCCACAATTTCAGCTTGGTGTGTATGTTATTTAGAAGCTTCAAAATTGGGCTTAGATAATTGTATGATTGCAATAATAAAAAGTGATATATCATATAGAGCACCTATTACAAAAGATTTTAAATGTATTAGCTATTTACCTTCAGAAGAACAGATAAAACTTTTTGAAAAAAAATTAAAAGAAAAAAATAGTTCATCTTTAAAAATCAAAGGGGAGATTATTGAAGATGGAAAACTTTGTTTAGATTTTGAAGGAATTTATGTAATAAAAAAAAGATAG
- a CDS encoding DUF3108 domain-containing protein produces MKRFITLLFIFTNCILFAKTIEANYSISYGSFLDLGIAHTKLTYNKSDYEIMIEAKTTGIAKILTNNRIEIYKSVGSFIDNKFIPKKFVKIKKNNNSSRMKEYTFDYKNKKILVKTTNEGIKKSVNNELKFENKTFYNEHKDELGFFTKNDLLSLFFNLKELIEFKEGKSYSFSAVGANKIDGKINLFIPSKEKKLIVYINQKIFGSEKGELLLSLNNEGFCSIAILKDVVFFGDIIGEMTDFKINKG; encoded by the coding sequence ATGAAAAGATTTATTACTTTATTATTTATTTTTACTAATTGTATACTTTTTGCCAAAACAATAGAAGCAAACTACTCAATAAGCTATGGCTCATTTTTAGATTTAGGTATTGCACATACAAAATTAACTTATAATAAAAGTGACTATGAGATTATGATTGAAGCTAAAACCACTGGTATAGCAAAAATTTTAACTAATAATAGGATAGAAATTTATAAAAGCGTAGGTAGTTTTATTGATAATAAATTTATCCCTAAAAAATTTGTAAAAATCAAGAAAAACAACAATAGTTCAAGAATGAAAGAATATACCTTTGATTATAAGAATAAAAAAATTCTAGTTAAGACTACAAATGAAGGTATTAAAAAAAGTGTTAACAATGAACTGAAATTTGAAAATAAAACTTTTTACAATGAACATAAAGATGAGCTTGGTTTTTTCACAAAAAATGATTTATTGTCACTATTTTTTAACTTAAAAGAACTAATAGAATTTAAAGAGGGAAAGAGTTATTCCTTTAGTGCAGTTGGAGCAAATAAAATAGATGGAAAAATTAATTTATTTATCCCTTCAAAAGAGAAAAAACTTATTGTTTACATAAATCAAAAAATTTTTGGTAGTGAAAAAGGGGAGCTTTTATTATCTTTAAATAATGAAGGTTTTTGTAGTATTGCTATTTTAAAAGATGTAGTCTTTTTTGGCGATATTATTGGAGAAATGACAGATTTTAAAATAAATAAAGGATAA
- a CDS encoding M48 family metallopeptidase → MKRNLFLLFTLSILITGCTNKAPYTQRSQMILLSHSQEMALGEQSYKETLKKSDVITNTIESRRIKSIGQRIANVVNRSDYKWEFNLVKNEAKNAFCLPGGKVVVYTGILEVAKNDDQLATVMSHEIAHALARHGAERMSTGMVAQGAQLIGNILISSKAPHLSQSFNIAYGLGAQYGVLLPYGRIQENEADEIGIYLMHEAGYNVYEALNFWQNMSKGKKESIEFLSTHPSSTTRIANIKKAISKIEKTQNQTIKKPIINSNMLGNKIN, encoded by the coding sequence ATGAAAAGAAATTTATTTCTATTGTTCACACTTTCTATATTAATAACAGGTTGTACTAATAAAGCTCCCTATACACAAAGAAGTCAGATGATATTACTTTCACACTCACAGGAGATGGCTTTAGGTGAACAATCATACAAAGAAACTTTAAAAAAATCTGATGTAATAACAAATACAATAGAATCAAGAAGAATAAAATCAATTGGTCAAAGAATTGCTAATGTTGTTAATAGAAGTGATTATAAATGGGAATTTAACTTAGTTAAAAATGAGGCAAAAAATGCATTTTGCCTACCTGGAGGAAAAGTTGTTGTATATACAGGTATACTAGAAGTTGCCAAAAATGATGACCAATTAGCAACTGTTATGTCCCATGAAATTGCCCATGCCCTTGCAAGACATGGAGCTGAAAGAATGAGTACAGGGATGGTTGCACAAGGGGCACAATTAATAGGAAATATACTTATTAGTTCAAAAGCTCCCCATCTATCACAATCTTTTAATATTGCTTATGGCTTAGGTGCCCAATATGGAGTTTTATTACCTTATGGAAGGATTCAAGAAAATGAAGCAGATGAAATAGGAATATATCTTATGCATGAAGCAGGATATAATGTTTATGAAGCTTTAAATTTCTGGCAAAATATGAGTAAAGGGAAAAAAGAAAGTATAGAATTTTTATCAACCCATCCAAGTTCAACAACAAGAATTGCTAATATTAAAAAAGCCATCTCTAAAATTGAAAAAACACAAAATCAGACAATTAAAAAACCAATTATAAATAGTAATATGTTAGGGAATAAAATAAATTAA
- a CDS encoding YebC/PmpR family DNA-binding transcriptional regulator has translation MGRAFEYRKAAKMKRWGAMSRVFPKLAKAIEIAAKAGGGDPEMNSALRTAILNAKAENMPKTNIDAAIKRATGKDAANYTDVNFEGKGPHGVLVFVETATDNNTRTVANVKMHFNKNGGQVVPTGSLEFFFDRKAIFEFNKPEDMDLEELELELIDAGLEEIEEEDGVVLVTAEYTDFGTLNKAFEDLGIELTKAELKRIPNNPQEFTEEQQEEIGKLLEKLEDDDDVQAVYTNIA, from the coding sequence ATGGGTAGAGCCTTTGAATATAGAAAAGCAGCTAAGATGAAAAGATGGGGAGCAATGTCAAGAGTATTCCCTAAACTTGCAAAAGCAATTGAAATTGCAGCAAAAGCAGGTGGCGGTGATCCAGAGATGAACTCTGCACTTAGAACAGCAATCTTAAATGCAAAAGCTGAAAATATGCCAAAAACAAATATTGATGCGGCTATTAAAAGAGCTACAGGAAAAGATGCAGCAAACTATACAGATGTAAATTTTGAAGGTAAAGGTCCTCATGGTGTTTTAGTTTTTGTAGAAACTGCAACTGATAATAATACAAGAACTGTAGCAAATGTAAAAATGCATTTTAATAAAAACGGTGGGCAAGTAGTACCAACAGGTTCATTGGAATTTTTCTTTGATAGAAAAGCAATTTTTGAATTTAATAAACCTGAAGATATGGATTTAGAAGAGTTAGAATTAGAACTAATTGATGCTGGACTTGAAGAGATTGAAGAGGAAGATGGAGTTGTATTAGTTACAGCTGAATATACTGACTTTGGAACATTAAATAAAGCATTTGAAGATTTAGGTATTGAACTTACAAAAGCTGAATTAAAAAGAATTCCAAATAATCCACAAGAGTTTACAGAAGAACAACAAGAAGAGATTGGTAAACTTTTAGAAAAGCTTGAAGATGATGATGATGTTCAAGCTGTTTATACTAATATAGCATAA
- a CDS encoding VacJ family lipoprotein, with protein MKSFIIFLFIIVTFNACSVTNHYKVTSDLKFEAIPEDQRVTYVYFSKDKFVKVQEKNTSNDKQDFLSEFKEEKEISDPFESYNRAMTTFNDKLYTNVLNPTARVYADVIPENARVGISNFFENITFPIRFLNNILQFKFDYAAEETGRFLINSTVGVLGFMDIAKDYNLNKRDEDFGQTLAYYGFGSGSHIVLPIYGPSNFRDIVGLVADGYVSPIDSSGDLKYKIPENIGQTFAIKSVNVVNSTSLTLGQYENLKEDAIDLYPFLRDVYNQNREKQIKE; from the coding sequence ATGAAGAGTTTTATTATTTTCTTATTTATAATTGTTACATTTAACGCATGTAGTGTAACAAACCATTATAAAGTTACTTCTGATTTGAAGTTTGAAGCAATACCCGAAGATCAAAGGGTTACTTATGTTTACTTTAGCAAAGATAAATTTGTAAAAGTTCAAGAAAAAAACACTTCTAATGACAAACAAGATTTTCTATCAGAGTTTAAAGAAGAAAAAGAGATTTCTGATCCTTTCGAATCTTATAATAGAGCAATGACAACTTTTAATGATAAATTATATACAAATGTATTAAACCCTACTGCAAGAGTTTATGCAGATGTAATTCCTGAAAATGCAAGAGTTGGAATATCAAACTTTTTTGAAAACATCACATTTCCTATACGATTTCTAAATAATATTTTACAATTTAAATTTGATTATGCAGCAGAAGAAACAGGAAGATTTTTAATAAATTCAACTGTTGGTGTATTAGGTTTTATGGATATTGCAAAAGATTATAATTTAAATAAAAGAGATGAAGATTTTGGTCAAACTTTGGCTTATTATGGTTTTGGAAGTGGTTCACATATAGTACTTCCAATTTATGGTCCATCAAATTTTAGAGATATTGTTGGATTAGTTGCCGACGGTTATGTTAGTCCTATTGATAGTTCAGGGGATTTAAAATACAAAATTCCAGAAAATATTGGTCAAACTTTTGCTATTAAAAGTGTAAATGTTGTAAATAGTACATCATTAACACTAGGTCAATATGAAAATTTAAAGGAAGATGCAATAGATTTATATCCATTTTTAAGAGATGTTTATAATCAAAATAGAGAAAAACAAATTAAGGAATAA
- a CDS encoding MlaC/ttg2D family ABC transporter substrate-binding protein: MYKILFSLLLVLNFTYANFQKDNIEAKMGNTIDKVLMILKDSNLAKEKKAEEIINLMDPIFDYELMSRLSLGKQWNLLSQEKKDNFIKIFTEKLKNSYVEKLDLYTDELVEILGKEQPKANRIILKTQLVGKEEKYQINYKFYEKSEDSWLIYDVDLLGVSIIQTYRKQFSGFLKDKTFDELVTFLRDKNNSNK, translated from the coding sequence ATGTATAAAATTTTATTTTCATTACTTTTAGTTTTAAATTTTACATATGCAAACTTTCAAAAAGATAATATTGAAGCTAAAATGGGTAACACTATTGATAAGGTTTTAATGATATTAAAAGATTCAAATTTGGCAAAAGAGAAAAAAGCTGAAGAGATTATAAATTTAATGGATCCAATATTTGATTATGAATTAATGTCAAGACTATCACTTGGGAAACAATGGAATCTTCTTTCACAAGAGAAAAAAGATAATTTCATTAAAATATTTACTGAAAAATTAAAAAATTCATATGTGGAAAAACTTGATTTATACACTGATGAATTAGTAGAAATATTAGGAAAAGAGCAACCTAAAGCAAATAGAATTATTTTAAAAACTCAATTAGTTGGAAAAGAAGAGAAATATCAAATAAACTATAAATTTTATGAAAAGAGTGAAGATAGTTGGCTTATTTATGATGTTGATTTATTAGGCGTTAGTATAATTCAGACATATAGAAAACAATTTTCTGGATTCTTAAAAGATAAAACTTTTGATGAATTAGTAACTTTTTTAAGAGATAAAAATAATTCAAATAAATGA
- a CDS encoding efflux RND transporter permease subunit, protein MIKKFYDTYILKHPLKVLALVLIGVCFLGFNATKLEIDASSETLLLDNDKDLQFSREVTKRYYTPDYLIVTYKPNNDLLSDESLNTLKKLTNELKTIENVSSVTSLLNVPLLQSPVQELRKLVDGVRTIENTDIDKNLVKKEFLESELYKNSLVSSDFTTTAIVLNLKDDKKYFELLEKRNSLLSKKRENSASKEDLIQLEKVSIEFKRYRDLQREENHKNIKKAREIIEKYENDGKLFLGGVEMIANDVIGFVKNDLFIYGNTLIFLLIIILWVIFRQFIWILLPLIICTMSVISTAGTLGLFGWEVTVISSNFIALQLIITISIVLHLIVRYRELSLKYKNANQYKLVLNTILSKFNPSFFAIITTIAGFGSLVLSGIQPVKNLGWMMSAGIAISLLISFLVFPAILILTNRINRDLNKKHQSTYMILASNLVEKQGLLIIIVSVLIVAFSLTGTMKLKVENSFINYFKKSTEIYKGMEIIDNKLGGTTPLDIIIKFDAKKEEKSKKQVVADDGFSDFEAEFAESANDEKYWFTKDKMDVITRVHNYLEKNPNIGKVSSLATLLKTGKLLNKGKELDGFTLALLYKELPEEYKDIILSPYINIEYNEARISTRIIDSNPELRRDALIKKLNDELPAIIDNSTVEFRLSNLMILYNNMLQSLFDSQIKTIGFVVIILFLMFFILFRSLLIAFIAILANIVPISIIFGIMGWLSIPLDIMTITIAAISIGIGVDDTIHYIHRFHEEFKKDHNYINSMKRSHQSIGYAMVYTSLVVIIGFSILVLSNLVPTIYFGLLTVIVMATILLSALFLLPRLLIIFKPYGIKKSLHV, encoded by the coding sequence ATGATAAAAAAGTTTTATGATACTTATATCCTCAAGCACCCGTTAAAAGTTTTAGCTTTAGTTTTAATTGGTGTTTGTTTTTTAGGTTTTAATGCTACAAAGCTTGAGATAGATGCTTCTTCTGAAACACTTCTCCTTGATAATGATAAAGATTTACAATTTTCTAGAGAAGTTACAAAAAGATATTACACTCCTGATTACCTAATAGTAACCTATAAACCTAATAATGATTTATTATCTGATGAAAGTTTAAACACTTTAAAAAAACTAACAAATGAACTTAAAACAATTGAAAATGTTAGTAGTGTTACTTCACTTTTAAATGTACCTCTACTTCAATCACCAGTACAAGAATTAAGAAAACTTGTTGATGGTGTAAGAACTATTGAAAATACTGATATAGATAAAAACTTAGTAAAAAAAGAGTTTTTAGAATCAGAATTATATAAAAACTCTTTAGTTAGTTCAGATTTTACAACAACTGCTATAGTTTTAAATCTTAAAGATGATAAAAAATATTTTGAGCTTTTAGAAAAAAGAAATAGTTTACTTTCTAAAAAAAGAGAAAATAGTGCTTCAAAAGAAGATTTAATCCAATTAGAAAAAGTAAGTATAGAGTTTAAAAGATATAGAGACCTGCAAAGAGAAGAAAACCACAAAAATATAAAAAAAGCTAGAGAAATTATAGAAAAATATGAAAATGATGGCAAGTTATTTTTAGGCGGAGTTGAAATGATTGCCAATGATGTTATTGGCTTTGTAAAAAATGACTTATTTATTTATGGTAATACTCTAATTTTTTTATTAATCATAATTCTTTGGGTAATATTTAGACAATTTATTTGGATTTTATTGCCACTAATTATTTGTACAATGTCTGTAATATCAACAGCTGGGACTTTGGGATTATTTGGATGGGAAGTTACTGTAATTTCATCAAATTTTATTGCTTTGCAGTTGATTATTACTATTTCAATTGTCTTACACTTGATTGTTAGATATAGAGAATTAAGTTTAAAATACAAAAATGCAAATCAATATAAACTAGTTTTAAATACAATTCTTTCTAAATTCAATCCTTCATTTTTTGCAATTATTACTACTATTGCTGGGTTTGGTTCACTTGTATTATCTGGAATTCAGCCTGTAAAAAACCTAGGTTGGATGATGAGTGCAGGGATTGCAATTTCATTACTTATTTCTTTTTTAGTATTTCCTGCAATTTTAATTTTGACAAATAGAATAAATAGAGATTTAAATAAAAAGCATCAATCTACATATATGATTTTAGCATCAAATCTTGTTGAAAAGCAAGGTTTACTAATCATTATTGTATCAGTTTTAATAGTTGCTTTTTCATTAACAGGGACTATGAAGCTAAAAGTTGAAAATAGTTTTATTAACTATTTTAAAAAATCAACAGAAATATATAAGGGTATGGAAATTATTGATAATAAATTAGGTGGAACAACACCTTTAGATATTATTATCAAATTCGATGCTAAAAAAGAAGAAAAGTCTAAAAAACAAGTTGTCGCGGATGATGGTTTTAGTGATTTTGAAGCTGAGTTTGCTGAATCTGCAAATGATGAGAAATATTGGTTTACAAAAGATAAAATGGATGTAATTACAAGAGTTCACAATTATCTGGAAAAAAATCCAAATATAGGAAAAGTTTCATCTCTTGCAACACTTTTAAAAACAGGTAAACTACTTAACAAAGGAAAAGAGTTAGATGGCTTTACTCTAGCTTTATTATACAAAGAATTACCAGAAGAATATAAAGATATAATTTTATCTCCATATATAAATATTGAATATAATGAGGCAAGAATTAGTACCAGAATCATTGATTCTAACCCAGAACTTAGACGTGATGCATTAATTAAAAAGTTAAATGATGAATTACCAGCAATTATTGATAATAGTACTGTTGAATTTAGATTATCAAACCTTATGATTTTATATAATAATATGCTTCAGTCACTTTTTGATTCACAAATTAAAACAATTGGTTTTGTAGTTATAATTTTATTTTTAATGTTCTTTATTTTATTTAGATCATTATTAATAGCATTTATTGCTATTTTAGCAAATATTGTTCCTATTTCAATTATATTTGGTATTATGGGATGGCTTTCTATTCCACTTGATATTATGACTATAACTATTGCAGCTATTTCAATTGGAATTGGAGTAGATGATACAATTCACTATATTCATAGATTCCATGAAGAGTTTAAAAAAGACCATAATTATATAAACTCAATGAAAAGATCTCACCAATCTATTGGTTATGCAATGGTTTATACATCACTTGTTGTAATTATTGGTTTTTCAATTTTAGTATTATCAAATCTTGTACCAACAATCTATTTTGGTTTATTAACAGTAATAGTTATGGCAACGATTCTTTTATCTGCCCTATTCCTTTTACCAAGACTATTAATCATATTTAAGCCTTATGGTATTAAAAAGAGTTTACATGTTTGA
- a CDS encoding CPXCG motif-containing cysteine-rich protein, with protein sequence MFEKFIECPYCRQKISLLLDLGVSGNTQIIDDCEVCCRPIEINYTVENGEIESFCYSSIEGNEF encoded by the coding sequence ATGTTTGAGAAATTTATTGAATGTCCATACTGCAGACAAAAAATAAGTTTATTACTTGATTTAGGTGTTAGTGGGAATACTCAAATAATTGATGACTGTGAAGTTTGTTGTAGACCAATTGAGATTAATTATACTGTTGAAAATGGTGAAATTGAATCATTTTGTTATAGTTCTATAGAAGGAAATGAATTTTAA
- a CDS encoding TIGR00730 family Rossman fold protein: MKIAIYCGSSFGNNKIFNTKAKESIEFLSTTDTTIVYGGSKAGLMGTISKTAIDLNMEVIGVITHDLAHKEIENTSITKLYKVDTIRQRKEKMEQLSDAFIAFPGGFGTLEEISEIFTYIQIGLHKKPCALYNVNGYYNKFLEFLKNCVHNGFISQEHLDAIIVSDDIKEIYNSFKNYIAPKSKWELEALKKC, translated from the coding sequence ATGAAAATTGCAATATATTGTGGTTCCTCTTTTGGGAATAATAAAATTTTTAATACAAAAGCAAAAGAGTCTATAGAATTTCTCTCAACCACTGATACGACAATAGTTTATGGTGGAAGTAAAGCAGGATTAATGGGAACTATTTCTAAAACTGCTATTGATTTAAATATGGAAGTTATTGGTGTAATTACCCACGATTTAGCACACAAAGAGATAGAAAATACTTCAATTACTAAACTTTATAAGGTTGATACTATAAGGCAAAGAAAAGAGAAAATGGAGCAGTTATCTGATGCTTTTATCGCTTTTCCTGGTGGATTTGGTACATTAGAAGAGATAAGTGAAATTTTTACCTATATTCAAATTGGATTACATAAAAAGCCTTGTGCTTTATACAATGTAAATGGATATTATAATAAGTTTTTAGAATTTTTAAAGAATTGTGTACATAATGGCTTTATAAGTCAAGAACATTTAGATGCAATAATTGTAAGTGATGATATAAAGGAGATTTATAATTCTTTTAAAAATTATATTGCCCCAAAAAGTAAATGGGAACTAGAAGCATTAAAAAAATGTTAA
- a CDS encoding ModE family transcriptional regulator: MKQLDETQKDLLLTNLDEEGKLSCLKAFKVARLIGVKPKDMDFITKSMNIKITNCELGVFGKIQFSDLDDKIYNKLSENFNKAKKVECEVAWYAARDKGATLRKVGSTINNSDIQVTHCQLGCFYDEEFEKYDDN, encoded by the coding sequence ATGAAACAATTAGATGAGACGCAAAAAGATTTATTATTAACAAACTTAGATGAGGAAGGAAAGCTATCTTGCTTAAAGGCTTTTAAAGTAGCAAGATTAATTGGTGTAAAACCAAAAGATATGGACTTTATCACAAAATCTATGAATATTAAAATTACAAACTGTGAACTAGGTGTATTTGGTAAGATACAATTTTCCGACCTTGATGATAAAATCTATAACAAACTTTCTGAAAACTTCAACAAAGCAAAAAAAGTTGAATGTGAAGTTGCTTGGTATGCTGCAAGAGATAAAGGTGCAACATTAAGAAAAGTAGGTTCAACAATTAACAATTCTGATATTCAAGTAACCCATTGTCAACTTGGCTGCTTTTATGATGAAGAATTTGAAAAGTATGACGATAACTAA
- a CDS encoding HAD family hydrolase: MKKYILFDNDGVLVETEPLYYKASKRALKEFFDVDVSFEQYMKLMTDGKGVWLAAPNATKEQINIARNQRDKYYQDYLKTENLAIENIHKILEKLSKDYKMGIVTTSRRVDFEIIHKNRGITDFMEFVLCVEDYPKSKPHPDPYLKGAKLFNARKEEVIVVEDSQRGLISAYNANIDCVIVHNEFTKTQDFSKANYFINTLKELPRLLSSL, from the coding sequence TTGAAAAAATATATCCTTTTTGATAATGATGGGGTTCTTGTTGAAACTGAACCACTATACTACAAAGCTAGTAAACGAGCTTTAAAAGAGTTTTTTGATGTTGATGTAAGTTTTGAGCAATATATGAAACTTATGACTGATGGAAAAGGGGTTTGGTTAGCTGCGCCAAATGCAACAAAAGAACAAATAAATATAGCAAGAAACCAAAGAGATAAATATTATCAAGATTATCTAAAAACTGAAAATCTAGCAATAGAAAATATTCATAAAATCTTAGAAAAATTAAGTAAAGATTATAAGATGGGAATTGTAACAACGTCAAGGCGTGTAGATTTTGAGATAATTCATAAAAATAGAGGAATAACTGATTTTATGGAATTTGTTTTATGTGTAGAAGATTATCCAAAATCAAAGCCTCATCCAGATCCTTATTTAAAAGGTGCAAAACTTTTTAATGCAAGAAAAGAAGAAGTTATAGTAGTTGAAGATTCGCAGAGAGGATTAATCTCAGCATATAATGCAAATATTGATTGTGTAATAGTTCATAATGAATTTACTAAAACCCAAGACTTTTCTAAAGCCAATTATTTTATAAACACATTAAAAGAGTTACCTAGATTACTCTCTTCTTTGTAA
- a CDS encoding pyridoxal phosphate-dependent aminotransferase — protein MRYDKMSSFIVMDIVRDAQKYEDTIHFEIGQPDLNPSLKVKESLKKALDEEKFSYTESLGLLQLREKIVSHYKKTYNVYIEPSQVLLTPGTSGAFLIAYTLTLKKDGKLGLSDPSYPCYKNFAYMFDIEPIFMDIDKSTNYELTVEHLKKEKIDALQISSPSNPTGNIYSKDNLKELIDYCEKNDIAFISDELYHGLVYEKPANCALEFCSKAIIINGFSKYYCMPGMRLGWIIVPKDLVREAEIIAQNIFISAPTLSQYAALEAFDYEYLENIKNIFKERRDYLYKELNEVFKVDAKPDGAFYLWADVSKYSDDSFAFAKELLENIHIASTPGIDFGTNKTNKYLRFAYTRDINHMKEGIKRLKDYLQRRE, from the coding sequence ATGAGATATGACAAAATGAGTTCTTTTATTGTAATGGATATTGTAAGGGATGCTCAAAAATACGAAGATACTATACATTTTGAAATTGGACAACCAGATTTAAATCCAAGTTTAAAAGTAAAAGAAAGTTTGAAAAAAGCTTTAGATGAAGAAAAGTTTTCATACACTGAATCTTTAGGATTACTGCAATTAAGAGAAAAAATAGTTAGTCATTATAAAAAAACATATAATGTTTATATTGAACCTTCTCAAGTGTTACTTACTCCAGGAACGTCAGGTGCTTTTTTAATAGCATATACTTTAACTTTAAAAAAAGATGGTAAATTAGGTCTTAGTGACCCTTCATATCCATGTTATAAAAATTTTGCATATATGTTTGATATTGAACCAATATTTATGGATATTGATAAATCTACAAATTATGAGTTGACTGTTGAACATTTAAAAAAAGAAAAAATAGATGCACTTCAAATATCAAGTCCCTCTAATCCAACAGGAAATATTTATTCAAAAGATAATTTAAAAGAACTAATTGATTATTGTGAAAAAAATGATATTGCTTTTATCTCTGATGAGTTATATCATGGTTTAGTTTATGAAAAGCCTGCAAATTGTGCATTAGAGTTTTGTAGTAAAGCTATAATAATTAATGGTTTCTCAAAATATTATTGTATGCCTGGAATGAGGTTAGGGTGGATAATTGTCCCAAAAGATTTAGTTAGAGAAGCTGAGATTATAGCTCAAAATATTTTCATCTCTGCACCAACCTTATCTCAGTATGCAGCACTTGAAGCTTTTGATTATGAGTATTTAGAAAATATAAAAAATATTTTTAAAGAAAGAAGAGATTATTTATATAAAGAATTAAATGAAGTTTTTAAAGTTGATGCAAAACCAGATGGGGCTTTTTATTTATGGGCAGATGTTTCAAAATATTCAGATGATAGTTTTGCTTTTGCTAAAGAATTATTAGAGAATATCCATATCGCTTCTACTCCTGGAATTGATTTTGGGACAAATAAAACAAATAAGTATTTACGGTTTGCATACACAAGGGATATTAATCATATGAAAGAGGGTATAAAGAGATTAAAAGATTATTTACAAAGAAGAGAGTAA
- a CDS encoding ferritin-like domain-containing protein — protein sequence MNVYEYAMKVEKEGEAYYREMAASASNPGLKRIFTMLADEEVKHYNVFKNMLKKEDLDYDKLDLVTDTQTIFTTLIEEKDNVNFDKEQIQFYKDAITREEDSHDFYAEKAEEITDEREKRIFLQIAKEEEKHKKILEEIVIFLEEPADWVASAEF from the coding sequence ATGAATGTTTATGAGTACGCTATGAAAGTAGAAAAAGAAGGTGAAGCATACTACAGAGAAATGGCAGCATCTGCCTCAAATCCTGGTCTTAAGAGAATATTTACAATGTTGGCTGATGAAGAGGTTAAGCACTATAATGTATTTAAAAATATGCTTAAAAAAGAAGATCTTGATTATGATAAATTAGATTTAGTTACAGATACACAAACTATTTTCACAACATTGATTGAAGAAAAAGATAATGTGAATTTTGATAAAGAACAAATCCAATTTTATAAAGATGCAATTACAAGGGAAGAAGATTCTCATGATTTCTATGCCGAAAAAGCTGAAGAGATAACTGATGAAAGAGAAAAAAGAATCTTTTTACAAATTGCAAAAGAGGAAGAGAAACATAAAAAAATTCTTGAGGAAATTGTAATATTTCTTGAAGAACCTGCAGACTGGGTAGCTAGCGCAGAGTTTTAA